TCTCTGATTGAAATGCATAGCGTGGAAACCCATGACCGGCCCACCCTTGATAATAAAAGACCTCGGTAGAACTCACTATGAGCCCGTCCTGGAGACTCAGAGACGAATCCACTACGAGAAAAGCCTGAATCGAACCGCTCCCGATTACATACTCGTTACGGAACACCATCACGTTTTGACCTTGGGTAGAACGGCAGATTCAAGGAATTTGTTGGCCAAGGAGGAATTGGAGCGATTGGGCGTTCCGGTGGTGCCTACGGAACGGGGAGGAGACGTCACGTATCACGGACCGGGCCAGCTCGTGGTCTATCCCATTCTGGACCTGAAGAGGAACGGGATCTCGGTTTCGAAGCTGGTGCATGTGTTGGAAGACATCGGCATCCGATTCCTGGCGCTGTACGGATTGAAAGGTGTCCGCAGTCCTGTGGGCCGTGGGGTGTTCGTGGAAAATCGCAAAATCGAGTTTATCGGGGTCGCCATAAAGAAATATGTGAGTTTCCACGGTCTGAGTCTCAATGTATCGCCCGACCTTCGCTACTTCTCGCTGATCCGTCCCTGCGGCATCGAGGGTCTGAAGGTCACTTCCCTGGGCGAGGAACTGGGAGCGCACGCACCCGGATTTTCCGAAGCGAAGGAAAAACTGATCGGAATCCTTCGTGAAGGTTTCGACACGGCTCTCCATTCCGTGTAGTCTCTCGTTGAAGCCGCCGTGCGGATGTGTTATGCAAGCTACTTGGATATCACGGTCCCTTATAGCGCGCTCGCAGAGCGGTTTATCCGTCCGAACCGGATGGCGTGAGGAAACCGGGCCGGGGCGCCTTTCCGGCGCTGAATAGAGCCGAAGTAAGGCTGTAACGGGTTTCTCATTTCCCGGACGGTCACTTAGTGCAAAAGGAGGAAGAACATGCGTGACAAGTTGTTGCTCGTTGCTGCTTTGGTTATCGGGCTATGCGTGGGACTGCAACCCGCATTTTCAGGAGAAAAAAGTATGACTTCAGAAAAGAATCCGATCGTAGTGATGGAAACATCCGAAGGCGTGATCAAGATTGAACTCGATGCCGGCAAGGCTCCCGTAACCGTGGAGAACTTTCTCAAATACGTGGATGACAAGTTTTTCGACGGCACTATCTTTCACAGGGTGATCCCTAACTTCATGATTCAGGGGGGAGGATTTAGCGAGAATATGCAGCAGAAGGAGACGCTGCCCCCCATCAAAAACGAAGCTTCGAACGGTCTCCGCAACGACACGGGGATGATCGCCATGGCCAGGACTTCCGTCGTAGACAGCGCAACCGCGCAATTCTTCATCAATGTCAAGGATAACGATTTTCTCAACCACCAAAACGAGACCCCGAAGGGATATGGCTACGCCGTATTCGGTAAGGTCATCGATGGAATGGATGTCGTTCGCAAAATCGAACATGTGCAAACCACGTCCGTCGGACCCCATCGTGATGTGCCCGCCAAACCGGTGGTCATCCAATCGGTGCGGCGTTTGGAAAAACAGTAAGCCGGCCGGATCATTAGAGATTGGGAGGAAACCATATGCGCTCGATCGTCCGCGTTGATGCAAGAGAGATTCTCGATTCCCGAGGAAATCCCACTGTGGAGGTGGACGTCATCCTCGCCTGCGAAATTCTGGGGCGGGCGGCCGTACCTTCCGGAGCCTCCACGGGAGAGCACGAAGCGGTGGAGCTGAGGGACGGCGACAAGAACAGGTTTGGAGGAAAAGGCGTACTCCGAGCCGTTCAAAACGTGCGGGAGCAGATTGCACCCCAACTGACGGGAATGGACGTACTGGATCAGGTCGCTATCGACTTGGCCATGATCGAGCTAGACGGCAGTAAGAACAAAGGTACGTTGGGCACCAACGCCATACTGGGCGTGTCGATGGCCGTGGCAAAGGCGGCGGCGGCCTATCTCGAATTGCCGCTGTATCGCTACCTTGGAGGACCCGCCGCCCGCCGTCTTCCCATGCCCATGATGAATATACTGAACGGAGGAGAACACGCGGACAACAGCGTGGATCTGCAGGAATTCATGATCATGCCTCTGGGAGGTCCTACCTTTCGGGAGGCGCTGCGCATGGGCGCCGAAGTATTTCACTCCCTGAAAAAGGTGCTCAAGAAAAACGGCTACGCCACCGCGGTGGGAGATGAGGGCGGTTTCGCTCCCAACCTCAAGTCCAACGAGGAAGCCGTGGAAGTGATTCTCGAAGCCATCCGCGCCGCCGGGTACGATCCCGGCAAGGACGTTGCTCTGGCCCTCGACCCTGCGGCGTCCAGTTTTTTCGAGGACGGCCGGTACCACTTCAAGAAATCCGACGGCTCCAGGAAAAGCGCCCGGGAAATGATCGAGTTCTACATGGACTGGGTAAGACGATTCCCCATTGTCAGCATTGAAGACGGCCTGGACGAAAACGACTGGGACGGATGGAAGGATCTCACGGACGCGCTGGGCGACCGTGTCCAACTCGTGGGCGACGATCTCTTTGTGACCAACACGTCCCGTATCCGGCGGGGTCTGGACTTAGGGGTGGCCAACTCCGTTCTGATCAAAGTAAACCAGATCGGGACGATCACAGAGACCCTGGCCGCCATCGACCTGGCGCACAAGGCGGGCTACACCTGCGTGGTTTCCCACCGATCGGGAGAGACGGAAGACACGTTCATTGCTGATCTCGCGGTGGCCACGGGGGTGGGTCAGATCAAGACCGGCTCTCTGTCGCGCTCGGAACGGATCTGTAAATACAATCGCCTGCTGCGGATCGAGGAGGAACTGGCCGAAACGGCGGAGTTCCGGTCGCCGTTTTAGCGAATCGTCGAGTCGCGCTCGCTAACCCAATCCCGCCTAACGTCCTCTAAAGTCACGCACCCATGTGGGGGGCGGGTTTCCCTTCGACATGCTCAGGATCTACGACAAATCCGCCCCTACGGGGCCACTCCTCCGCCGGCGGCGGAAGGTCCGGGTAAAGCAGGGCGTTCGGACAAACGACCCGGATGTGCAGCTCTCCGAAAGACCCCGGCCTCAGACCTTCGCCGTCGGATATTCCATCCGTTCCAGGATTTCCTTTTTGAGGTTCTGGAAATCCTGTTTTCGTTTGCTCCGTTTGGCCCGCGGCTTTCGGATCCAGGCCGCGAGAGAGGGCTCGATTCGATCTCCTTCCTCGCTTACGACCGGTCCGAAGGTAATCAATCGCCTGCCTGCGCGAATTTTGACCTTTTCGAGTCGGTCCCGGAAACGGCAAGCCCGGATTTCAGTCCAGGGAAAGTAGAGCGTGTCCGCCGATCCGGCTATGGTAATTCCGCTTGAGTCGGGCCAGATGAATTGGCAATCCTGAGAGCGCAGATAGTACAGCCGAAGGAGCAAAATCCAGGTAGGGGTAAGTAATAGAACCGCCACGCCCCCCAGCTTCAGGAAGAATACCACGTACGAAACCAGGGCCTCGAGCACCCACTTGAACACCGTGGGAGCCTGAATGATCTGTCCCAACTGGGCTTCCACCAGGGGTAACGCCCAGAAGGCCGCTCCGGCCAATAGAACCACGCATTGAACGGCAGCAACAATCCACAGTTCTTTTTTCAAGTGTCGGCTTCCGGACAGGTAATATACGGGATGCAGAGGACGTGACTTGGGACAGGGTTTCGACATGGCTGCGGACATGTCGGCGGCGAACCGCTCGAGGATCATATATCCCACCGGCACCACAACCAGGGTCAACAAGGTGGCGAATCCGATTCCGAAGATGATCACCACACCGAGTCCCTCCCACAGCTCGTCCGTGACCGTTAGAGTAACCAGTCCTCCCATGGTGGTGATCGTAGTGGACAAAATGGGTCTAAGACGTTGCTTTCCCGCCTCGACCACCGCTTCATAGATGTCCATATCCTGTTTGCGAAAACGGTTGATGCAATCCACCAGAACGATGGCGTCATTGACCACGATACCCGAAAGCCCGACCAGTCCGATAAACGACATGATGGAGAAATTGTTTCCCGTCACCAACAAGCCGACCACGGCGCCCACTACGCTCAAGGGCAGCGAAATCATGATGGCAATGGGCTGGAAAAACGAGTTGAACTGGGCCACCAGGATGGTCATGATGAGCAGGAACGCCACGATGTAGGCCAGCTTCAAGCTGGCAAACGACTCTTGCGTCTCTTCGATGTCCCCGGCGTAATCGATGGTATAACCCGTCGGCAATTTCAGTTCGTTCAGCCGTTCCCGTAGTTCGTTGGTAATCTCGACGGCGGAACGATCCATGTTCTGAGCCGTAACCCTTACAACCCGGTTGAGATTGGAATGGCGGATAACGTTCACGCCTTTGCTGGGAGAGGCCTGCGTGAGAGAGGACAAATAAACGAGGGATCCGTTGGCGGCCCGGACCCGGAGGCGGTCCAGCAACTCCAGATCCTGACGCGCGCTTTCATGGAAACGCACGTTGACGTCATACTCCTTGCTCGCGTCCACCTCGTCCCGGAATTTCTTCGTTTCCAATCCCGAGATGGCCGCGCGTACGGTCAAAGACAGGTCCCTCAAGGACACTTCCTTGGCGGCGGCCTTGGTCCGGTCCACGGATACCAGCAGTTCGGGAGGCGCGTCCGAGAAGTCGTCCGTGATCTCCACCGCTCCCCTGATCGTTTCCAGGGTTCCGACCACCTGGTTCGTGATGCCGATCAGTGTCGGCAATTCCTCACCGAATATTTTCACCACTACGGGAGCCACTCTCGGCGGTCCCCATTCCAGGGGCCGAAACTTCACTTCCGCTCCTGGCAAGGCCGCCATATAAGGCCGCAAGCGTCGCTGTATGTCGCGGTGTTTGGCGCGTTTGTACTCCTTTCCATCCTTGAGTTCGATGGTCACTTCCGCATAGTTACTGTTGTTGCCGGTTTGGACGGACACTTCGTACGCGCTCTGACCTCGGCTGCCCACCGTACTCACCACACGCACCGCCTCGGGCGCCAGCCGCCGGATCACGCTTTCCATCTCGAGCACCGCCAGGTTCGTAACTTCGATGTCGGTCCCAGGTGGTGTTTCGATCTCTATATAGATGTAGTCGAAGTCGGCATCCGGAAACATTTCCACTTCGATGACTTTTGCGCCCAGTAATCCCAGGGATGCGAAGAACAGGAGCGCACACGCCAACACCACGGTTTTCCGATGATTGAGCGCCCAAATCAATACGGGTTGATAAACCCGTTTCGTCCGGGCCAGATCCTTTTCCGGAGTGTGCCTTTCTTTGCTCGCCCCCTTGGACCGTCCTTTCAACACACGCATGAGGATGAGGGGATTGGCCACCAAAGCCACAAACAGAGAGGACAGGAGGGCCACGCTGACCGTTTTGGGCATAAAAGCCATCCAGGCGCCGACCACCCCCGTCATCAACAGCATGGGTACGAACGCGGCAACCGTGGTCAGAGTGGAGGAAATGACCGGCATCGCGATCTCGGACACCCCATCCACTACGGCCTGAACCCGGTCTTTCCCCAACTGGGAATGGTAGTACACGTTCTCCACCACAACGATGGCATTGTCCACCAGGATGCCGATGCAGAGGACGAGACTGAACCGCACCATGGAGTTGTTGCTCAGGCCCATCAAGTACATGACAAAGAAGGATGTAGCCAGACTCAATGGTATGGCCAGCGACGTCAGCAGCGCGTTCCGGAACCCCATGGCGAAGTACAGGACCATGATGACCAGGATAAAGCCTGAAACGGCGTTGTTCGTCATCAGGTCGAAATCCTGTTTGACATATTTCGCCTGGTCCGCGGTGACAAACGTTTTGATTCCTGCGGCCAGATCCTGCTCGAGCTGTTCCAGCCGATGTCGCACCTTGCTCGAAGTCTCGAGAATATTGGCGCCGGGTCGTTTGGTGATTGCGATAGATACCGCGGGCCTTCCGTCCACCCGGGAGAAGGAGCGATCTTCTTCGTAACCGTCTTGAATATCCGCCACCTCGTCCAGAAAAACCACACGGCCTTCCCAAGTGGCCACCGGCACGCGACGGAACTGCTCCACCCGCTCGACTTCGGTGAGGATCCGCACGAGGTATTTCCGCTGAGATACGGTGATGTTGCCGGCGGGCAGATTCACGTCCGAGCCCAGCACGGCGCTGTACACATCCAGTATGGTGAGATGATACTCGTCCAACCTCTCCGGGTGGACCAGTATCTGAACTTCCCTGGTCAATCCGCCGCTGATGATGGTGTCCTGCACCTCGGGAATCTTTTCCAGTTCATCCGCGATATCCTCCGTGATCCTTTTCAACTTCAGAGGATGTTGGTCCCCGGTCACGGATACAATCATCAATGGAATGTCGGAGAAATCGATCTTCTCGACTACGCTGTCTTCCGCTTCTTCCGGGATTTCGGATTCGGCGTTGAATACGGCCTCCTTTACATCCTGGATCCGCCGGTCGATGTCGGAATCGACGTCGAATTCGATCACTACGATGCTGATGTTCTCGCTGCTCGAGGATCGGATTTCCTTTACATCGTCCAGCTTGTCCAGTTCCTCCTCGATTTTGGTGGTCACCAGCTTCTCGACCTCTTCGGGCGATGCTCCGGGGAAAGGGGTTACCACCACGGATACCGGCACCGTGATCTCGGGATTTCCCTCTTTCGGAAGAAACTGGTAAGCCAAAACTCCGCAAACCACCGGCAGAATGACGGATAGGAACAGGAACAGACGAGAATACGTTTGAAGATATTTGAGATAGATCATGAACTTCAAGAAGGGCTGTTATTGGGCGATGGTTGTTTCTGCAATTGCAGTCTGGGCTTGGAGCCTTCCCGTATGTAGTGCTGTCCTTTGACGACCAGTGTTTCCTTATCGTTCAAACCGGACAGAACCCGGATTTGGTCTCCCGATGCTTCACCCAGAGTGATGGCTCGTTCGTGTGCAATCCCGTGCTCGTCCAATATAAACACACGAGGGCCTCCTTCCCTGTATAGTATGGCGCTCTGAGGCACAAAAACCGCACCGGGAACTATTTTACGCACCAACTTCACCTCGGCGCTCATGCCGGCCTTGAGCACTCCCTCCGGATTGGGCACGCGGATTTCCACTTTAAAGGTGTTGGTGCGCTCATCCGCCTCGACCCCCAGACGCTGGATGGCGCCCGAAAAGCGACGGTCGGGATAGGCGTCTGCCGCGATATCCGCCGTCTGCCCCGGTTTGAGATATCCGTAGTCGATTTCCGTAACGAAAATCACTACCTTGATTAGGGAGAGGTCCACGATTCTGAACAACGGCTCGCCGGGATCCACATTGGCGCCGATCTCGACAAACCGCTCAGCCACCCAGCCGTCCATGGGAGAGATAATTCGGGACTCGCTGAGCCGCTCTTTGGCTATCTCCAACACCGACTCCATCCGGGCCACTTGAGCCTGTGCGGCCAGCATCTCGCCTTCCACCGTGTCGGCGCGTTCTTGTGGAACGACCTGTTTCGGCAACAGCTCCTTTATGCGCCCGTGGGTTTTGCGAATGGAATCAAATTGGGCTTGGGCCAGCTCGAGATTCGCAGCGGCCTCTCTGACCGCCAGCACGTAGTCCACATCCTCGATGCGGGCAAGAACCGAATCTTTAGCGACTCTCTCTCCAAGCTCGGCGAAGTAGCTTTTGATCAGACCCGGTACGCGAGCTTCGAGAACCACGGAGGCTTCCGGACGAGTGGATCCCACGTAACGGACCCGTATGGGTAGGTCGGCGGCTTCAATCGTGATCGTCTCTACAACGGGCGCATGATCTTCTCCCGTGGACGCATTCGGCTCACCCCCGTTACCGCATCCCGAAAGCAAGAAGGCGCAAACGATCCACACAAGGGGATAAATGTAGGGAACTCGTCGACAATTCATCGGAATACCCGAACCTCCGGTCTGGGATACCGCCATCCTTAACCAGATAACATTAAGCCAATTTCCTTTAACATTCAACGGCAATTTCCTGTTGGTCCATCAGGGCAGGTCTGGTGGTAATCGTGTGAGTCCGACGATGAGATGTCGAATCCTTGAGCGGAGCGGCCGGGCTCTTGAAAGCCCTTCGGATTTCCAACACGCCACCGAAACCGCCTCCTATGAAGCCGTCAATGGAACACGAAACACACGCGCCATCAATAGATCACAAACGGCCGGTCCTTGACACCGCACCTCTCCCAGCCTCCACTCTGTTGCGTCCAACAATGCCGAACGCACGCCATTGAACTGTTTTATTTAGAGGAGAAAGGTTCCAGGCCCAATCCGGGAGATTGTATCTGGAGTCTGCTATCAGACCTCCATGGATGCTTGTATTAAAGGCCACCGTCCGAAAATTGTCCAAGGAAAACTCGACTTCATATCCTTCAGCATTCTCGACGGGCATCCATTCCACGCCCGGAGCACGGAGAAAGGTCCCATACTGCACCGGCTCCGACTCCTCGGATACCTTGCGCTCCGGGTCAAAAACCTGATCCAGCATGGAGTAAGCGCCTTCTTCCGGAACTCGCCTGCCGTGAAGCCATCGATCGATCTCCTTGGGATCGGAAAGACGTTTTACATGCTGGCATCCGGCGCACAACGGCTGGGGCTTTTTCCGGACCAATCCCAGCCGCAACGCCCTGTATTCCGGGCCGTCCCACACGGCCTGGAAGCCCTGTTTCGAAAGCGGTCCAAGCAGCGGCGCTCCCGGGACGCAGCACGTGGAGATCGTCCCATCCATGCGGACGTATAACCTGCGCCAGAGAAATTCGCATACATCAATCGCAGCGCCTTCGGCAGCCTCGGATTCGCCCTCATG
This is a stretch of genomic DNA from Deltaproteobacteria bacterium. It encodes these proteins:
- a CDS encoding efflux RND transporter periplasmic adaptor subunit, translating into MNCRRVPYIYPLVWIVCAFLLSGCGNGGEPNASTGEDHAPVVETITIEAADLPIRVRYVGSTRPEASVVLEARVPGLIKSYFAELGERVAKDSVLARIEDVDYVLAVREAAANLELAQAQFDSIRKTHGRIKELLPKQVVPQERADTVEGEMLAAQAQVARMESVLEIAKERLSESRIISPMDGWVAERFVEIGANVDPGEPLFRIVDLSLIKVVIFVTEIDYGYLKPGQTADIAADAYPDRRFSGAIQRLGVEADERTNTFKVEIRVPNPEGVLKAGMSAEVKLVRKIVPGAVFVPQSAILYREGGPRVFILDEHGIAHERAITLGEASGDQIRVLSGLNDKETLVVKGQHYIREGSKPRLQLQKQPSPNNSPS
- the lipB gene encoding lipoyl(octanoyl) transferase LipB, whose translation is MTGPPLIIKDLGRTHYEPVLETQRRIHYEKSLNRTAPDYILVTEHHHVLTLGRTADSRNLLAKEELERLGVPVVPTERGGDVTYHGPGQLVVYPILDLKRNGISVSKLVHVLEDIGIRFLALYGLKGVRSPVGRGVFVENRKIEFIGVAIKKYVSFHGLSLNVSPDLRYFSLIRPCGIEGLKVTSLGEELGAHAPGFSEAKEKLIGILREGFDTALHSV
- a CDS encoding peptidyl-prolyl cis-trans isomerase, whose product is MTSEKNPIVVMETSEGVIKIELDAGKAPVTVENFLKYVDDKFFDGTIFHRVIPNFMIQGGGFSENMQQKETLPPIKNEASNGLRNDTGMIAMARTSVVDSATAQFFINVKDNDFLNHQNETPKGYGYAVFGKVIDGMDVVRKIEHVQTTSVGPHRDVPAKPVVIQSVRRLEKQ
- a CDS encoding efflux RND transporter permease subunit, which encodes MIYLKYLQTYSRLFLFLSVILPVVCGVLAYQFLPKEGNPEITVPVSVVVTPFPGASPEEVEKLVTTKIEEELDKLDDVKEIRSSSSENISIVVIEFDVDSDIDRRIQDVKEAVFNAESEIPEEAEDSVVEKIDFSDIPLMIVSVTGDQHPLKLKRITEDIADELEKIPEVQDTIISGGLTREVQILVHPERLDEYHLTILDVYSAVLGSDVNLPAGNITVSQRKYLVRILTEVERVEQFRRVPVATWEGRVVFLDEVADIQDGYEEDRSFSRVDGRPAVSIAITKRPGANILETSSKVRHRLEQLEQDLAAGIKTFVTADQAKYVKQDFDLMTNNAVSGFILVIMVLYFAMGFRNALLTSLAIPLSLATSFFVMYLMGLSNNSMVRFSLVLCIGILVDNAIVVVENVYYHSQLGKDRVQAVVDGVSEIAMPVISSTLTTVAAFVPMLLMTGVVGAWMAFMPKTVSVALLSSLFVALVANPLILMRVLKGRSKGASKERHTPEKDLARTKRVYQPVLIWALNHRKTVVLACALLFFASLGLLGAKVIEVEMFPDADFDYIYIEIETPPGTDIEVTNLAVLEMESVIRRLAPEAVRVVSTVGSRGQSAYEVSVQTGNNSNYAEVTIELKDGKEYKRAKHRDIQRRLRPYMAALPGAEVKFRPLEWGPPRVAPVVVKIFGEELPTLIGITNQVVGTLETIRGAVEITDDFSDAPPELLVSVDRTKAAAKEVSLRDLSLTVRAAISGLETKKFRDEVDASKEYDVNVRFHESARQDLELLDRLRVRAANGSLVYLSSLTQASPSKGVNVIRHSNLNRVVRVTAQNMDRSAVEITNELRERLNELKLPTGYTIDYAGDIEETQESFASLKLAYIVAFLLIMTILVAQFNSFFQPIAIMISLPLSVVGAVVGLLVTGNNFSIMSFIGLVGLSGIVVNDAIVLVDCINRFRKQDMDIYEAVVEAGKQRLRPILSTTITTMGGLVTLTVTDELWEGLGVVIIFGIGFATLLTLVVVPVGYMILERFAADMSAAMSKPCPKSRPLHPVYYLSGSRHLKKELWIVAAVQCVVLLAGAAFWALPLVEAQLGQIIQAPTVFKWVLEALVSYVVFFLKLGGVAVLLLTPTWILLLRLYYLRSQDCQFIWPDSSGITIAGSADTLYFPWTEIRACRFRDRLEKVKIRAGRRLITFGPVVSEEGDRIEPSLAAWIRKPRAKRSKRKQDFQNLKKEILERMEYPTAKV
- the eno gene encoding phosphopyruvate hydratase, whose product is MRSIVRVDAREILDSRGNPTVEVDVILACEILGRAAVPSGASTGEHEAVELRDGDKNRFGGKGVLRAVQNVREQIAPQLTGMDVLDQVAIDLAMIELDGSKNKGTLGTNAILGVSMAVAKAAAAYLELPLYRYLGGPAARRLPMPMMNILNGGEHADNSVDLQEFMIMPLGGPTFREALRMGAEVFHSLKKVLKKNGYATAVGDEGGFAPNLKSNEEAVEVILEAIRAAGYDPGKDVALALDPAASSFFEDGRYHFKKSDGSRKSAREMIEFYMDWVRRFPIVSIEDGLDENDWDGWKDLTDALGDRVQLVGDDLFVTNTSRIRRGLDLGVANSVLIKVNQIGTITETLAAIDLAHKAGYTCVVSHRSGETEDTFIADLAVATGVGQIKTGSLSRSERICKYNRLLRIEEELAETAEFRSPF